The Cydia pomonella isolate Wapato2018A chromosome 11, ilCydPomo1, whole genome shotgun sequence DNA window TTAATGAAAAAGAAGAATTCTAATGatgggatgaatttttaaaatttatgccAGGTAGTGAATGTCTCAAATTTTAGGGAATTCCTGTCCCAAGTAGCTGGGAACGAAACCATACTCACAACCATTATCAAGACTTACACAGACGTCAAACACTCTCTTGTCCCAAAAGTAAGATGTACAAAGTAATAATTTGCCAGATGGATACACAATGGTTATTTTTTCAGAATTCAGAGGTCAGGATCATGTGTGAGCTGTGTTAGAGGAGtaataaagtttttaatgtaTAGGTCTCAAATCCATAAGATACGTCTGAGAATAGCTGgtcaacattttaaaatgttgccTAGCCTGGGTCATTCTaggtttttaaataatgaatataccCACACATTTAATAGGTGctgctttttttttacaaacctGCTTTTTTAAACTCCTTTAATTTAAAGGAGCAATtcaagcttaaattaagttactttcctAACAACTGGTATTCTAGTtgactccattttggagataatcaataatttttatCCAATAAGGCCCTACGAGGGAgggtgtacacttgccttaggccCCGTTAatatattgattagtattaagtatgagtttatgcatttgctactaaatgcaGGCAATGTTTTGGACAATCTGTGTtagaaatgatattgatatgtcattgttttcaattgtttggttgagttaaacaTAATGCCCGTATTACAAGAACActatatgcagcatttaattacttattatgaaaaaaaaaaacatattgtactTAAATGTACCcataaattaaagaaatatgGTTTCTTTAATTTATGGGTACATTTAACAGtacaaaaaacatattgtaCTTAAATGTACCCATAAATTAAAGAAACCATACCctgaaattaaagaaaaaaaacatggtgtattATAGACTGATTGTGAGTCATGGAGTTTATCAAGGAAACCTATTTATTAGAATGGTAATTTTTTACAAGCGAGGTCATCAGCCCTACAAATTCCTGTGCTAGTAAGCTGATTGGCCATgattcaataaacaatattgACCTTGAAATGtgacaaacaaaaatcaaataacGAATCTataaatctataagggttccgttttttgccatttggctagaaccctaaaaattacttagtgtttttcatataaataattaattgctCCCAAGACAGTTTGTAAGAAGTCAAGGTTTTAATATTACACATACAGCAAGGAAATGTAGATAACAGCGTTTGCATCAATTGTCATTCAAAGATAATTAAAAGATCATACAAGATTGCAATTAACATTCTTTCATGATAAGGAATGGAACTAGATAAATGTCACTAAATATATCTTTACTAATATAACACAAACTAAAATAACTCTTTCTGTCTGTAATCTATATCGCTTCATGCTTAAACCGCTTAACCAATTTAGATGAAAGTTATGGAAATAGTTTGAGTCCTGGGAATTACCTTGCGCATATGATCTCTCTGTGTGAGCCCACCTAATAAGGCTAGTTTTTATGACAGAGATCCTCCTTTCAAAGAGGAGTGGAATTTCTTATGCAAGTATTGgtaatatttatcttatatGGTAATGGTATTTATGAAACATCTACTTAGTAACTGCAAACTGATACAAAAAAAGCAATTGGCAATATAGACATTATGCATGTTTGTTTGGCACTGTGTGTCAACTATTGAACTTGGTTAAGTAAGTGCCCACCTAGGTCACAGCAGTGGCATTCAATAATACACTCTGAAATGTAATTGATGATCAGGAGCCAAATTTTCTGATTCAGTCATCAATGTTGATCATGTTTAACTACGGGAACAACCCcaaaatcacataaaaaaattagcAGCTCCACATGCTCAGGTGacgaaaacgcgcgcgccgcctctgtcgaggcacatctacactggccgttttgtgcgcgaggaaattgccttacacatatgctcgctctgtgtggccCTGCCTAATGAGAGTCAATTTTCGTAATTTCGGagttggtcccatagttatatgtataggtattcgAGGGCTTGATTTCTGCAACTCGACGTCATATTATCACGCCTATTTTAAGCCTAAGCGTCTAAGACTCTTGCCATCAATGACTAAATTAGAAAAATCGGTTCCTGATCACTAATTAAATTTCATCACAAGcaaattatttataactatatcTTTGTTATTCAAGTTGATACCAGCAAATTCTATTGTTTAGTAGTGACCAACACTTATGTACCATTCTATCAGCAATATAAAATGAAGTAAAACAAAGTTATGTGTAACAGGAAGTCTGCTCATGAATTCTCAGTATTGAATGGCTAATCACGTGGGATTGATAGCGGGAGACCACTCTATTGTTTTAAAGCTGACATGGAATGCCATGCCAATGTCATCACACAGTTATTTATAGTAAGTAGCTAAAAGTTCATATTGCATGCTTGAAATTTCCAACATTACAATGGTAACTAATAAAGCAACTCAAAAACATTTTCCAGGTTACTGTTTACcttcacaataaaaataaacaaatttagtattgtttataaataacaaaccATAACCAAAACAGTCATCATACCTGCCAATTGATAAAAGATAGCAGCCTAAGAGCATCACTTTTATACAGTTCGTCCTCTTCAGTAGGTCCAGCGTCTTGCGAGCTTGTCACAAGCTCATCAGGGACTGGAGGAGAAGCAGGAACTGCAGCTAATTCGGCGGTGAACGCGCGATCCAAAACGAGTGGCTCGTTCCCCGCCATCTGCGGGTTCACCACGAATGGACAGTTGGGGTCCATCCGCCGATGTCGCATCATCACTTGATCACCGTAATTCCATTGCGAAATTTTTCCACCACAACTAAAACACTCCACCTCTGTACCTTGCCCAGTATAAAAAAAGCCTCCCTTCGCTATTCGTATCGGATCTACCGGGGCTCCCATAGGCCAGTTAGAAAAAGTATTTAACCTATTAATCTCTAAATTCATTTTTtctaatataaaacaaaaacttcGCACTAACTCTAGATAGCACTGCTTGCactgtttataatttattcattaaaataacttATTCATCAAATTGATTTGATTTATGTTCGGTTGTGCTGTTTATAAACGTATAATCACATTACAGCAATGTTGAAAAGTCAACATTTATTAGATTTCAatacaataaaactaaaacttaaGCACTGAATGACGAAAGACTAAAGTAATGTTTGACATTTCCCATACtataccaaagagcatataatcactacgttctataCTATACTACATACTACCATACTTACCATAGTCCGTACCTAGCATGTACCTAGAGGATCGACCATAGACTACGTTACATTTTGTTTGACACAGAATATTTGAGGATGTCGTCGGTTATTACAACTATTAACAACACTTACCAAATACTATACTTACTTAACTCTTTGATTGACTGctcaaaataatgaaatattacgTATCTAAAAGCAAAAGTCGGGTATGAAGGAACTGAAGAGAATTTCAAATATAGAATTTTGGCTGTGGGTAACTTTGGCATTGAGTCTATACTTGGTCCTTGGTCCATCCCATaccaacaaataaaaaaaaaaaacaataactgtcAAATTTGACAATAAAAAGCCGCCCAACGCAAATCTAACCTATTCCAGAATTATACCATTCTACATTGAGTTTAATTTAACTTAACATTACAAAAAGTATTTAGATCatgtatattataataggtCTCTTAATATTAGCTGTTATAATTGGTTTAGCCTTTGCCGTATATTATTCTTCAGAGAAGCAAACTGTTTACACCGATTTGAAAGGTAAACATGTAGTTGTGACCGGAGGATCCAGTGGCATTGGCAAAGCTGCAGCAGCAGAAGCAGCCAGGTTGGGAGCCCACGTCACAATTATTGGTCGAGATGTTAGCAAACTGACCTCTGCAGTTACTGAGATAGTCGCGAAATGTACGGACAAAGACCAAATGATACAATACGCGGCCTTAGATGTAACATCAGATTACAACGCGATATCAAAATGTTTATCTGATTTAGAAACTTCTGTGGGTCCTATTTTTATGCTTATAAATTCTGCCGGAATGTGCATTTGTGGAGAATTCGATAAAATGAAGGTTGAAGATGTTAAACAAATGATTGATTTGAACTACTTTGGCACGGCATACCCTACAAGGTATGTTTTACCTGGAATGAAGCAGAGGCGCGAAGGGATTGTCGTATTTGTAGCATCAGAGGCTGCATTACTTGGTAAGTGTCAATTGCTATTTTATATAATAGCCTTTATTTCAGACAAGTATTTTGTATATACATTTCATTTTGTTGTcaacacatatatatatattccatCTGTATGCCTTTTGTAGGCAAGGGCCTCCCCTAACTCTTTCCATTTATCCATATCCTTTGCTATTGTAGTCCAGCAACCTCCTGCTGTTCTCTTAATCTCGTCATCCCATCTTCTTGTTGGCCTGCCATACTCATTTCCTTATTTTTCATAACTTCTTTTAGGTTGCAATATTGCTTCCACCTGTTTCCAATACGTCTGTCTAGTTCTTTCGTAGTTGAGTCGTGTGAGGATATAATTTGACCTAGGTATAAGTATTAATTTACATATTCGATCATGTTGTTGTTGACGTACATGGGTTCTTGTTTTCTATTGGGCATAGCTTTGGTCTTCAGAGTGTTCATACACAACCCTACTTTTCGGTTTTCTGTGTCTTTCTGTCTTTGGATGGTGAGATTATTATTAGATCATCTGCAAATCTTAAATGTGAGAGGTTTTTGCCATTGATTGATAATCCGCATTCAACCCAATTTAATTTATGGAATACCTCTTATAAGACAGCCGTGGAGAGTTTTGGTGACACTGGATCGCCTTGACAGACTCCTCTTCCTATTTTAATTTCTTCACCCTCTCTATCAAACTTAATTTTGGCCTTGCTGATTTCATAGACATTTTTTAGGATTCTGGTGTACTTTATTTCAACTCCTTGGTTTATTAGAGCTTGCCAGATTTTGTCATGTTCAAGTGAGTCAAAGGCTTTGCTATAATCCACAAAACAGCAGTAAAGGGTGATATTGAATTCCTTTGCTTTTTCAAAGAGTTGTTtaacttacatatatatatggtCCAGGGTTGAATATCCACTCCTGAATCCTGCTTGTTCCCTTGGTTGACTTTCGTTTAGGATCTTCTATTGAGGATAATTTTGGCAAAgattttgtatatatttgacATCAGGCTAATAGTGtggtagttagttagttagtgcttctgggcattttccgcaaatcgacaaccattgtgcctattttgcgtgaaacgaggtagcgctactctaaccaccccagctcctccacgaagcctagcaaagttttcaggttgctaattgcctctcctagtgtgcacggagtccctaggtatttgttcctgtatacttctacctgtttgcagtctaggagaatatgttttgttgtttcttcttcttccatgcacgctctgcacatggggctgtccgttttacccatattgtgtaggtgtttgttaagtgtgttatgtcctgtaattaatcctactattttacgtagttggtgtcgaggtgttttaagtagtattttggtgagtttgtggttcagttccggtagaaaatccttagtctgcctgcatgtgtccatttcattccagtatttattgtgcagttgtctgtgatgtaggtctagctggttgtgtatataggatattggtaggggtatgatgggctcgggtccatatgccggcgtttctgagcctttcctggccagttcgtccgctgcatcgtttcctcttgatccactatgcccctttatccattgaattgttactttgttgccttctttgctcacttccgtgaggcttcgatgacattcgagtatgagctctgaattaagtttgtcgctggcttgtagtactgatttactgtctgatagtattagtatattttcgtgtttcacctgtcgtcttgttatggcattgcaagcttctattattcccacacattcagcttggaataccgtgttatgttcccctaggggttttgagatgtgtatgtttaggtcctccgagaagacaccacatcctgtcccttcaaatgtttttgagccatctgtgaatattcttaggtttgtttggtctagtccttcttttggatcttctgttaatgatatggcgtattctttccagaagatcatagtttttggtgttttgtcgatgggcgcctccagcatgggtagttttgagatcatattttcatagatcttcttgtgcgatgagctgagggatgtccataggtttagctttttcaaccgaagagccgtggcagccgcttctttttgtatatatatatgtaatggtaggagtcctagcattatttctagcgccgcagtcggagtagttctcatacagcccgtcgcagccacacatgctagtctttgtgttttgcttagtttgtctattaccgtggttagctgggtgcggggccaccatacgaccgagccatagctgatcattggcattattaccattttgtatagccacagtatgatgtgaggagcaagtccccatctcttgcccaccatcctccggcattgccaaaaggctactgttgctttgtttaatttattgtccaggtgtttgttccagttcattctatcatccaggattatgcctaggtattttacatcctttgaaagtgtcaatcttgtgccaaaaagggttggcagttcgtatgtacccagttttcgtttgtgtgtgaagagaattgtgtcggtcttttttgggtttaccgataggtcattctccttgcaccatttcTCTACTATTTTCAGTGCTGTCTGTGTGAGATCACATAGTGTGTTTATTACTAGGCCGCTGATTAGTATTACTAAGTCATCTGCGTACCCTATAGTCATAAAgtgtttgttgtttaattttgttatcaattcgttcaccaccaggttccaAAGCAGTGGTGAGAGTACTCCTCCCTGGGGGCATCCTCTCATGACTAGTGCTTGATGAGTTTGGTTTTCGGATAGTCTTATTATTCTCTGTCTTAacatattcattatccattcggTTACGAGTGGATTGGTTCTATGTCTTTGTAATGCTTGTTGAATGCTGCTAAAGTTTGTCTTGTCAAAGGCTCCTTCTATGTCGATGAAGGTGCCTAGGCATGAGTTCTTCCTTTCTAGCGCATTCTCTATGTTGCTTACTACAGCATGGAGAGCTGAGTCAGTTGATTTCCCTTGACTGTAGGCGTGTTGGTTTGGAtggatttctatgttttttagggCCGTGTCCTTCAGTTCTCTGTCACATAgtctttctagtgtttttagcatgaaggatgtAAGGCTGATTGGTCTGAAAGACTTGGGATCCGAGTAATCGGTTTTGCCTGGCTTTGGGAGGAAAATCACTTTCACTTCCCTCCATTTATGTGGTATATATCTAAAGGCTATACAGCTGCACAGTAGATTGGATAGATGTTTGATTAATGTATGTCCACCCCATTTTAGTAGGGCTGGGTAAATTCCGTCTATTCCCGGCGATTTAAAGTTATCAAAACTATTTACCGCCCaggttgttttattatattctgtTATACATTCTGCTGTTCTCTAATAGTGTGGTAGTCGTTAATGTTGTTTTTGTcaccttttttgtgtaatagtgattgtCGAAGTAGTCCATTGATTGGGGATTGTCTCACTTTGTAGCATATCAttgcattttaattaatataatttcttcttcttccctTTGCTTATCCCTTTGTTCGAGGTCGGCCCTCCTCGTTTTACTGTGCCAAGACACGGTCTTGGGTTGTCTGCTTGACCAGTTGAGCTCGTTCTAGATCATTAGCATCGATTGTCAACCACGTGGCGTACGGTAGTCCACCACGTGGCGTACGGTCGCCCTCTACCTTTCTTTTTATCCGGGATAGCTAGGGCCTTCTTTACAGCGTTGTTTTCCTCTCGTCGAGCCCACTAGCCCATTTTCATTTCGTTCGTGTGCATCctttgtaaatttaatttaattagtcatTTAATTTAATCAGTCATTTAAATTTTAGGTTTACTGCTTTCCTTTGTGTGTATGAGTTCCTCAaacttgtcatatttttaaaaacagattggacaagtgacttttaaacaataagttagactgatgttacttagtgaaGTGATACGTCTTTAgaaactttgaactgtataatacaggacactgtgtgacataggctcatcagctaaatagctgttcgcctataattatataataatttattttggttATCTAGATGTCCTGTGAGTCTTGTAAAATTTTCAAGATTTTCTTTTAAGTTTTGGCTATTTTCTATAAGTGTGGAAGTTGGTTTCAATATGAAGGGTCTGTCTTTCTTGGAAGTTGTAAAATGAAGTTTAGCCCTTACCATCCTGTGGTTGctgttaaagtttaaattatttattacttggcAGTCATGGAACATTTTAGGTTCGGTAGTGAGAATATTGTCTATCTCGTTCTTATGGAGACCAGCTAATATCTATTTACTAGTATTAAATTCAAACTTACTGTAATGTTAGTCAGTGGTCCTACTCATATCTAGTGGTGTTGAATGCTTCTAAGGCCTAATCACTTGTATATCAATGAATTATGTTCATCAAAAAGAACAACAATGAAAAATTTATACTGAACAATTATTGGTATATCTTTGtgataggtaaataaataaatattataggacattattacacaaattgactaagtcccacattaaggtcaataaggcttgtgttgagggtacttagactatgatatatataaatatttataaatacttaaatacatagaaaacacccatgactcaggaacaaatatccatgctcatcacacgaataaatgccgttaccaggatttgaacccgggacaattggcttcgtaggcggggtcactacccactaggccaaactggtcgtaggtatttgtgtgatgagcctAAATATGTCTATACGTACTAGTTGGCGCATTGCCCCAAAATAAGTCTTTGGCTCCAATACAAGAGCACACCATTTTACCCATTCCTGTGTAGATTCACGCCTTTCACATGTTTGATTGTTTTCCCTAGAGTAATTTTCCTGACGTTATAGTCCATATTAGTTATAAATGTGTGCTGACTTgcttgtatatttaaatttcagGTATTTATGGGTACAGTGCCTACAGCGGTGGAAAGTGGGCAGTTCGAGGTTTAGCTGAAACTCTATTCATGGAACTGCTAGGCACTGGGGTGCGCCTGACGCTGGCTTTTCCGCCTGATACAGACACCCCTGGCTTGAAGAATGAAAACTTAACAAAACCTAAGGAAACTATGCTTATATCTGGAAGTGGTGGGCTGCAGTCAGCGGAGACGGTTGGAAAGAAAATGGTCCATGATGCTTTGGTAtgatcctgttttttttttacatagctTAAAGGAACAAAGATGATTATTAAGATAATATATTGTTGCTAATAGGGAATATCACGCTAAactcttatctgtgaaaacttgtaaaaaaacagtttaaggcctagtatgtataagttactctatagtTTACGatggtgctagtgctgcactctggcgacagaacattgcagtaatactccaaAAACGATGGAAAGAATAGTCGATCACCACATTAGAGCCAAATACCTGGTGGAAAGACCATGAAGTGTAAACCAACATGCTTACCAAAAGGGAAAATCTACGGACACTGCCCTACTCGACCTCGAACAGAGAGGCCACTCTGACCCTCAATACTATAGAGCATGAATTTTATACCACAAAAGGGTGCCCACAAGGAGGCGTTCTTTCCCCTCTATTATGGACCCTAGCAGTGGACCAACTTCTTGCGACTATGTCAGGCCAAGACTATGACACACAAGGATATGCCGAGGATCTTGTAGTCATTATCAAAGGCCCTTGCCTCCACACGATATCCAACCTAATGCAAGGAGCTCTAAACACAGTATTCAAATGGTGTAGAGAAAATGACTTTTCCATTAATCCGAGCAAGACTGTGATAGTACCATTCACAAGGAAACGAAAGCTCGAAAAACTCACTCAAATGCAAAAGGAGGCCGAACAGTGCGTCTACAGAATATGCACGCTAAACACGCCaaaatggcgctctcaagcattaaccaaactaaaggcctgggtttttgcaaatagaacccttagcatgcccacGGATGACACGCACACTGAATGTCATTTTACTAAACTATACACAGTAGAAATTcctcctagagacaaatggaccaacaaccaaatgtacgtcgaagagagaagccatatttggtacacTGATCGTTCCAAGAAAGGCAGtgatgtaggatgtgggatctatggtgagagaTCAAGTTCAGAGCtagcgtcagcatgggcacacaggcctcaatcttccaggcagaaGTCTACGCTttcaacaaatgtgcggagattaacctggatagaaacctaagacaccaacatatctacatcaactcagatAGCTAGGCTactctgctggcactagaatcccttgagtcaaactcaaaactagtccagaactgtaaaacaaacctaaatgcactggctaactccaacaaagttatacttagatgggtaccagggcactccgacattaacggaaacgaaaaagcggacgaacttgctagaaagggcgcagacacaccctgGTCgacccagaaccgttctgtggaatcacaaaacgggatgcatattctcagctcagcaacttagaaaaaacaagagcaatcgattggtggaagttcgtcaaaggacaagaatACTGGAAAGCTTtgatcaaagggttcaacaacaaatttgctaaggagcttttagagctcaaaagacacaaaacctgcgcggtgaccagaatattgactggacactgtaagttgtaCAAagacatgtttcaaattgggaagaaacaagatgcgacatgcaggttctgcaaggagtcagaggagactgcaatgcacattctctgtttctgtggaccactaatgtcaaaaagaagtacccacttagggcggcacgtattgcaacccggcccaaagaatctggaatttcctggattcaacaggcatcagtaatgaactttaaagggctgtcacaatagatcactacctggtcgacgtggcactcaaaggcccacaaaccccaataataataaataataccccATATTGGTGACTTGAAAGTAATACAtggaaaagtgaaaaaatataaattagacTTCTATACTTCTGCATGACCAATTTATTCCAAGCTGTAATACAAAAGACAG harbors:
- the LOC133522945 gene encoding 3-ketodihydrosphingosine reductase — translated: MYIIIGLLILAVIIGLAFAVYYSSEKQTVYTDLKGKHVVVTGGSSGIGKAAAAEAARLGAHVTIIGRDVSKLTSAVTEIVAKCTDKDQMIQYAALDVTSDYNAISKCLSDLETSVGPIFMLINSAGMCICGEFDKMKVEDVKQMIDLNYFGTAYPTRYVLPGMKQRREGIVVFVASEAALLGIYGYSAYSGGKWAVRGLAETLFMELLGTGVRLTLAFPPDTDTPGLKNENLTKPKETMLISGSGGLQSAETVGKKMVHDALTGRKYSVFGFSGNLMSLLLCGSIDGLSQILVQISCMGILRTIMVGVLLSFHKIVWDGLKEKKETPKNK